The sequence AAAGCTCGAGACTCTGCCCTGTGATGCGGTACCCAAAATCGAGCTTGGGGCGAATGTGGGCCGGCGGCCGGCGACGATCCATGAATCCGGCGACCGCCCGCTCCACTCGTTTTGTCTCGAACTCACTCAGCGCCATCTCAGCAAAATCTCATGGTTCCGTTGTGGTGAGGACCAACCCTCGAAGCCGTTGCCCCGGCCCCAAGCCTCTTTTCCTTTCCGATCCCCCGTCCGTCTGATCCCCCGTCAAGGAGCATCCACAGAATACACCGCCGGGTCGAAGATCTTGATGCGGCGCACGATCTCCTCCTCGCTGTCCGTCAATGCCAGCAGCTCGCCGTACATGTGGCCCTGGGCCACCGCGGAGAGAAGCGGCCAGACCGGACGCTTCTCCGTCCACCAACGCTCACCCAGCAGGATCATCGGTGAGCACACGCGATGCCCTCCGTACTCGTTGATGTAGTGATTCTGCGCCGCGTCCTGAAAGATCTCCTGGGTCGTGCCGGCGCTCCCCGGTGCAAAGATCACCCCGTGCTTCGCGATGGCCAGCAGGCCGTCCTCGCGAACGCTGTTGGCGAAGTATTTGGCGATATGGGTCGCAAAGGGCGCCGGTGGCTCGTGGCCGTAGAGCCAGGTGGGAATCCCGACACTCCGGCACTGCTCCTCGTCACCCTGGCTGAGCGGAAACTCCTCCCTCACGCGCCAGGCCCGGTGGAGCCAGTCCTCGTCCTTGTACTCCTGCCCCGGCTGGGCCCCGTCCGGGCGCGGCTCGAGCAGGTCGATGGCTTCGGCAAGCGCGGCCTCGCTGCGGCTCGCGAAGTAGGCACCGAGGTGCGTCGCCTCCATGGCTCCCGGCCCCCCACCGCTCACCATCAAGAACCCCTCTCGGGTCAAGGTCCTCGCCACTCTGGCGGTGCTGGCGTAGAAAGGATCACTCCGCTCCATCCCGTGCCCACCCATCACCGCCACCACCCGCTGACCGGCGATCACCTCTTCGAGGGCGTCGGTGATGGAGTGGTCGTGGAGCCGGCGGGCCAGGCTCACATCGATGGTTCTGGGTGTCTTCCCCTGCTCGACGTATTGCCGATAGATGCCCGCATCGTGGGTGTCTTGGTAGGTCTTGTCCAGATCAAACCCCGCAAAGAGCTCGTCGACGGAATAGAGCTCCTTGCGGTGCACCTTGAATTTGAGGTCGGGAACGACGGGGATGACCGTGCCTCCGCTGAGCACAATATGGCCTGCCGCCTTCGCTTCGAGGTCACAGCCCAGGAAGAGCGAGCCTGGGAATCCATGCTTCAGAATGGACCTGCGGTAGCTCTTGAGATCCAGGGCCTGAATCGCGGCGGGATTCGCCTCGGGGTTCTGCTTCAACCAGGTCTTGAAGTCCCGGATGCTGTCGATTTCTTTCATCTCGATGGGTCTCTTGGGGCTGCTGGAGAGTCGGCCTGCACCGGTCTGCCGATCCTGTATCGAGTTGGCAGCCCTTGGCCAAGGTCAAGCGCCCGGTGCAGCGATTGGTGGGGGCGCACGCCACAGCTCCACGGTACCCGTTCCGTAGTCTCCCACGACCAGCCACCTGCGCGGCAGATCTGGCAGATGAGCCCTGAGTGGCGAGGATGCCAACATTCTCTGAGCGTTCTCGACCAACACTCCCCATTCATTCTCGCATCGCCGCGAGCTGGGCTCCGAATCGACCACCTCACAGAGCAGGCAGGCAGGGGTCGGACGCAACGCGATCGCCTCCTCGAACAGAACGACCCCCGCACCCGAAGCAAGAACTTCCTCCGCCAGCCTCAACCTCTGCTCCGAGGCGTTGGCGTCGATCGAAAGAGCGTCTCGGTATGCGGACATAATGCTTATCTTTGCTTGGTTGGCGTCGAGCGTTCGCTTCCAACGATGGGTTGTGCAGCAGCTATTCTCATCACCCACTCAAGATCCCGACGAATGCGAGGATCGTGCTCATGGTCGGCACAGCGGCGCCAGCCGGCACACCGGAGCCCCAGAGAGGCGGAGACATCTAGCCCGGGGCGACAGGGCGCCCCCAAGCCCCGGAGAGGCAGAAGCATCTAGGGTACGCGATCCAAAGATTTCCCTAGCAGCCCCGGAGGGGCGACGGCATCTAGCCCGGGGCGCGAGCCCCGGGTAGGCGACCCGACGAATTCCCTAGCCCCGGAGGGGCGACAGCAACTCTCGCTCCTCCTCGGACCCCAACATCCCTCGACCATCGACCGTCCTGAGGCCCAGATATGGTCCTTATCGTAGTCGATGTCGTTTAATTCGAGAAGCTCAACGAACTCCTCTGGAAACGTTTGCTTTCGATGTTGATGCGCTGGGTTCCGAATACAGCGACTGACATAAGCAGCCATGGGCTCGCCGACTGTGAATGCACCGTATCCGGCATGGTTAGCCTTCCTTTGGAATGGGCGTTACTGTCGCCCCTCCGGGGCTTTGGTTGCTGATGTCCCAAGACCCGGGGCTCGCGCCCCGGGCTAGATGCCTCCGCCCCTCCGGGGCTGGTTTGGGTTGCCCTTCCACAAGCACGGTGGCCATCGCTACCTCGCCTTGCCCGAAGCCCCCCGCTACGGGTCGAGGAGCGCCAGCAGCGACGATGACCAGAGCGGGAGATCCCCACCGGCGCGGTTCCGCTCCTGTGCGGCGGCGTTGTACGTCGCCATCAGACGCCGCGGGTCGCACATCACCTCGATCAGCCGCTCGCGCCCAAAGGCCTCCTCGATGGTCACCGCCATCTTCCAGCCTACGGTGTACCACGGCCCCTGAACGCCGAAGAACTCCATGGCGGCGGCCCGCACGGCGTCGGGGTCCGAGAGCCGCCCCTCCGCCACGTCGAGCAAGAACATCTCGACCCGGCGCAGGTCCGCCTCCACATTGGCGACATCGCGGTCCCAGCGCGCCCTCTCTTCCGCCGAGCTCGCTGCGTGGGGGTGGACGCTAGGCCCGCCCGCCGCTGCCAGCATGGCCAGCCCCTCCCCGAAGGCCCCCGCCCACCTCACGGCCGTCCGTACCCGATCCGTGAGCTCCGAATCCGCGGCTCCGCAGGCAGCCGCGTAGCCGATGTGATGGAGCTCGTGGGCCAGCGTATTCTCCAGCTTCGCCCGGGGAACGGTGGGATCCAGGTGAATGAAGATGGCCGGGTCGCTCTCCACCTCGAAGACGAAGGAGTTGGGCCGCGGCTTGATGGCGGGATACAACGTGGCGCGGAGCTTGGTTCCCGCCGGAAGGTACGCCAAGGCACGCCCTGCAGCCCCGGTGAGGTCCGCCTGACGCCAGTCCGCCACCGCCTCCGCAAGCGCCGGCGCGGAGGCCACCACGGGGTCGGAGAGCAGGAACTCCTGGAAGGCGGAGTCCTGAAACTCTCGCCCCATCGATCGCTCGCGCTGCTGCAAACGGCGGTACCCTTCGCTCTCGAAGAGTCTCCCCCAAGCCTCCTCGGCCACCGGCTCTCCCGCCCGATGGGCGTGCAGGATCGCGAGAGCGGCGTCCGCCTCGTCCGTCTCCATCCGAACGTCCACGGCGGCGGCCCCCGCCTCCTGAGAGGCTCCCAAGGGCGCGGTGGACAACGCCACGAGGATCATCCCGGCGAATGCAACGACAAGGCTGACTCGATAGACCATGGTTCCATCTCCTCCTTGTCCCCGGAAACGCCCGAGCGGCGAGATTGTTCCTCCTCGTGTCGCCGGACGGACCTGATGAGCCCTGCCTTTGCTAGCTCCTGCTGTGTGGCCCGTGACGGCTCCTCAGGGCGCTGGCGATTGCGGCAACGGCGTGTTGGGCAGCCTCGAGTTGATGCCCAGCAAACCGGGTCGAACTCAGGGATCGGGGCGGCCCTCCACTCAATCGCAGCGCGGCTCCACGCTCACCCGGGCCTGTCAAGGGTTTAGGTTGATCGGACCGCCGGGCATCTCGAGGAGGCGCTGGAAGCCTCCGAGAAACCGATTGGGCTCCGCTCCAATATCGGCACACGGGACGGTGTTGAGGTCCAGGACGCGGGTCCCTTCCCCACCGCCGGCGATGATCTGGTTGTCGCAGCTCGGCAGACCGGAGCGAGAGTTCGTTCCGACAAAGGGGCCGATGAAATACTCGTTGCTGCGCACGTGGAATCGATTGTTGGCGACGGCGGCCCCGGTCGCGCTGAGCAGACCGATCCCAGCATCCACATCCTCGATCTCGTTGCGCACTACTTGGACGCCGGGGACGGCTCCAAGGACCGCGATGCCGACTGCCGGCGGGGGAAAGCGGATGCCAGAGATCCGGTTGCCCACAACCTGTACATCTTCGGCATCCTGCACGACCAGGCCCGCCGGTTGGCCGACCACGACATCACGCACGCTGTTGTCGACGAAAGTCAGCCTCCTGGCACGGACCAAGAAGGGGGCTGCCCCGGTCATCTCGTTGCCTCGGACCGTGCCGCCCACGACGGGCCCGTGGGGGATCAAGAGAGAGCCGCCCTCGGTGTCCGTACATCGGGTGGAGCTCCCCTGGATGGCCACGGAAACCGGCTTGCCAGGGGAATCGGATCCCACGCCGATCACGTTGTCCTCGATGCGCAGATTCCGTGTGTCGCCGTAGATCTCGGGACCGCGAGGCACGTCCTCGAATTCACAGCTCTCCACCTCCAACCCGACCAACAGACCGTCGGTCGTGACGAAGTCGCAGTTCTCATCGGCCTGCCAGCCAGGAGTGGCCTCGATGGGAGAGTGGAGGTAGCGGAACCGCAGGTTGGCGACGCGCACCCCTCGAACCGTGCCGTCGAACGGGCCGATCCGGATCCCGGCACCGAAGGAGTCGGAGCTGCCCCGGATCGTGGCCGGCTCCTCGCCGGCGGCCCCGACGATCTCGACGGAGCGGGTCACAGTCACCGCTTGGTCGCCGTCGAGCCGCCAGGTGCCCCGCAACTCGAGGGTGCTCACGTCCGGATTGTCCAGGAGCTCTTGGAGCGTCGCCGGATCGGTGCTCGGATCGTTCGCCCCGGTTCGCGTGACGGTATCCCCGGCTCGGGCCGCGGAGGATTGGAAGCTCGCGAGCATTAAACTCACGATGAGCAAAAAGTGGTGGGAAAATCGATGGCGCATGAGGTACCTCCTTCGAGGTCATTCGTTCTTTCCGTGCTTCAGACCGGCCAGGGTAAGCAGCGGCGCAGTCACCGGTGCCCGTCAAGGCGTCCGGTGACTACACCGTCTGTTAGCCGATGGATGTTCTTCGTTGATCAGTGCAGTGGGACACCCATGGCGACGTAGCCCACGCTCTCCGCCTTGTGCCTACCCTGGCTCTCGGCCTCTTGCAGCCGAATCTCGGCTTTCAACGGGTCGGTCTCGCGCTGCCTGGTGACCACGGCATGGGATCCGTTATAGGTTTGGCAGTGCGTCACCAGAACAGGGCGTCCTGAGCCGCAGGTGTTGCCCAGATCCACCTCCTGCCACGTGTGATTGACGTTGGTCAGCTCGCCGACCACCAGGTAGGGATCCTCGCTGTAGCGTAGAGCGTGAACACCTTTCTTGAGGACCACCACGCCCACACGTTCGCCAGCATGCCGCTGATCGTAGGTGGGCCACTCTTCCAACTTCAAGTAGAAGCCTGGAGCCCCTGAAGCAGGGTGCTCCTTCCTGATTCGCGGATGAACAGGCTGAGAGCCGTTGTAGGTCAGAACCTGTGCAAAAACCACACTGTCATCGACGGAGAATCTGGTTGGAATGGGAAGAGCCATCCAGGAGTCCGCATCAGGCTGATGAACGTCGAGAAAGCCTGCGTAGCCGATTTCCTCGTGGTCACTGTTTTGTATCCACATCGGCGCAAAAGCAATATGGCCGACCGTCTCAGCCGCGTGCCGTACCTCGGTGTCGTCGGATCGTTCCTCTTCGATCTTCACATCAAAGCTCCGCTTGCTCAGAGACCTCGCCCGCACCCCTGCCGTATCGGAACCGTTAAAGGTCTGCATTGCAGCGATGACGACCGGCCGGTCGTGACCTGAGGGCAGGGCCAGGTCCGAAATCGCGGCGGTAGTCCATTCGTGAGTTACATCGTCCGTCCGTCCGTACTTGATACCGTTGCTCATTGCATTCCTCCTGCCTTGTCTTGATTGGTACGATGACTTCTCATCGTCTTCTTCACAAAGAATTGCCCTTCTGAGTTCGGGTCACTGCGGGCTTCGCAGCGCGCCCATCGGGCGATTCGAAATCCGAGGCGACCATGCGCCCCGAGTCACACAATCGAGGAGAACAGTTGGCGGGAGGGTGGGTCCTGAACCGAACCTGAACGAACTGTGAACGCCGGGCAGCTAGAGGGACACCGCGAACCCGAGGCGGCGCCACGCGCGCCTCGACTCGCTCTCGAGCTCCTTCGCCCGTGCGCTGTCCTCCGGCCGCCCTCGACGGGCGAGCATCCAGGCTCGCCAGCGGAGGACCGCGGGACCTTCGAGGAGGTTCGGCATCGCCTCGCACTCCTCTTCTGCGCGGTCGAAGTGGCCTGCGGCCACGTCCCAGCGGCGGGCGCAAGCGGCCGAGATCCCGGCGATGCGGGCGAATGAGACGCTGCTCCAGAGCGGCACGACGGCGCCGGTGTGGGCTCGGCCGTGGAGAACGAGGGGATGCAGCGCCGCCGCTCCATCGATCTCTCCGAGGAGCGCCAGGCTCTCGACGGCGGCGAGGAGCAGGTGCCAAGAGCCAGCCCGCGCCGGGCGGCCGAGCTCGGGCAGGAGGTGATCGTGAGCCGTCAAGACGTCGAGGGCGGCGCGATCCCCTCGCTGGGCCAGCAGCAGGATCTGAACCGCCAGCGCGATGCCCTTGCCTGCCCAGTCGGGCTCGTCGGCCCGGGCTTCTCGGAGGCGGGTTTCCGCCTCGGCATCGTCTCCCCGCCACCAGGCTGCTCGTGCGAGCTCGACGAGGCTCAGGGCCGGGGCCCACGGGATCCCCGCTCCGCGTGCGGATTCCAAACGACGCCTCGCCCCGCCGACGAACGGCTCCAGCTCCCCGGACTCGAGCAGCCGCCGATGGGCCCGGGTGTGGTCGAGGAGGAGGCTAACCCCCACCTGGCCGACGCGCTCGGCCATCCGCTCGACCTCCGGCTCCCAGACCTGCATCTCGTCCAGCCTTCCGAGACAGAACAACGCCATGGGAACCAACCCCAGGGCAGGAACGAAGTCCCAGAGATGCTCGGTCCCGCGCAGGAGCTCGACGCTCCGCCGCCCCAGGGTGAGCTGCCTTTCTACGCGCATTTGATGGAGGTCGGACATGGCCCGATGGAAGGACGCGACGCCCAGCAGCTCGGGCTCGCCCAGCCGCCGGGCGACCGAGTCGGCCTCGTCGAGGATCGGCTCTCCCTCGTCGAAGCGCCCGGCCTCGCTGTGCCCCAGGCCCGCGATGCACAGCATGTGGACTCGTTCGGCACTGGGCTCCGGCCCCACGAGGGCGAGCCCCCTCTCCCCCAAGGCCGTGGCCTCGTCCCACCGTGCCTGCCAGAGGGCCACGATGGCCATCCCCTTGCAAGTATGGGTCAGGGATTCCGCGTCTCCGAGCTCCTCGAAGAGGGGGATCGCTTGCCACCAGTCCCGGAGGGCCTCCTCCCAGCGCAGCAGACTGCGAAGGGCCGAGCCCCGCAGGAAGAGAACCCGAGCCCGCGTCGGGCGGTCCCCGTCCGCAACCCGTGGCAGCGCCCGGTCGAGGAATCGAAGAGCGTCCTCGGAAGCCGTCCCCTCGAGCGCCCGCTCCGCGGCGAGGATCAAGTACCGGACGGCCTTGTCGGAACGGGCAGAGTTGCCGGCGGCCTCGAGATGGGAGACGACCTCCCCGGCCCGCGACTCGACGTCCGGGTACAACGCCTCCATTGCCTCGACGACCCGCAGGTGCATCGTGCGCTGCCGCACGAGGGAGAGCTGCGAGAGGAGGGAGTGGCGGATCAGATCGTGGGCGAATTCGTAGCGGAGCTCGGGGCCTGCGGTCCTGGGGACGATCAGGCCGGCGGCCTCCGCCTCGTCCACCCCCGCGGCGAGGTCCTCCTGGTGGTCCAGATCCGTCAAGAAGCAGGCCACCTGCGGATCGAAGGTCCGGCCCGCAATGGATGCCGCCGTCAGAAACTCCCGGGTCGACTCTCTCAGTCGGCCGACTCGCTGCAGGATCACGACCCGGACGCTCTCCGGGACCTCGACCCGCGACCCTGGGAGCCTGCCCCAACGCTCCGCGGCGGAGTGCTCGCCGCCGCCCTGAAGGATGACGTGCCGATAGAGCTCCTCGACGAAAAACGGATAACCCTCCGTCGTCCGCTCGAAGAAGTCGACGGCCTCGTCCGGCGGCTGCGTCCCGGAGAGTCCCTCGAGGAGCTCCGCCATCTCCTGCCTCGAAAGAGGGCCGAGGGGCAGTTGCCGACCGATTCGCTGACGCAGCAGCTCGGCCAAGACCCGGCGGAACGGCGCCTCCCGACCGAGCTCCGCATCCCGGAAGGTGCCCAGGATCAAGACCTTCAGCCGAGCAACCTCCCACGCCAGGTGGCGCAGGAGACGGCAGGTCGCCTCGTCGGCCCACTGCAGGTCGTCCAGCAGCAAACACAGCGGGCTCGTCTCGCTGCACCGCTCGAGGAATTCGAGGAAGGCGTTGAACAGGTACCGCCGCTGCTGCTCCGGGGGGAGCTCCGCGGGGGCCGGGAGATCCGGGAACTCGGTTCGCAGGCTCGGGACCATGCGGGCTATCGAAGCGGCGGACTCCTCCCCGAGCATGGCCCGGAAGGTAGCCCGAGGGACGATTCGGGACGCCCGCTCCACCGCCTCGACGAAGGGAAGTAGCGGAAGAGGCTCTACATCCTCGGAACAGCGTCCTACCAAGGCGAGGAAGTGCCGGTTCGTGGCCGTCTGCAAGACCTCTTCGGCCAAACGCGTCTTGCCGATCCCCGGTTCCCCGGCGAGAAAGAGCACCCCGCCCCGCCCGTCCTCGGCCTGGTCGAGCGCTGCCAGCAGCTCGCCTATCTCGGATTCCCGGCCGATGAACGGCGAACGCCGGCCGGCCGCTCCGTCTCCGCCTCCCCCTCCGCCGGAAGCTCGCCGGCGGGGCGCTACCAGCAGGCGGTAGCCCCGCCGAGGCACCGTTTCGATGACCTCCGGCGAGCGGAAATCGTCCCCGAACGCCCGACGAAGCTGGGCGATCGCCTGGGTGACGATCTCCTCCCCCACCCAAACCCCCTTCCACACCTCGTCCATCAGCTCCTGTCGAGAGCACACCTCCCGAGGACGACGGGCGAGCGCCAGCAGCACCTCCATCGACTTCGGCTTCACCCGCACTCTTCCCTCCGGCCCCTGGATCTCTCCCGACTCCGGCCACACCGCGTGCGGCCCGAAGGTCAGCTCTCCTCTAGGGTCCGGCTGGTTCAAAACACGCCGGCAACCGGAGCTCCGAAGGGGATCATCGTTGCCCTTTCTATACTTCTCCCAAAGACCATAACGCCACAACGGGTTTCCCGACCATTCTCACACACTTGAGAAATGAGTTTGAAAAGCAAACTTTTCCAACTCGAAGGCGTGCCTAGGATCTGCCGGGGAAGCAGAGGCGGGCTCGACGCTCTTGAGGCATCTGGAGAAGCTCTTAGAAACGGCGTACTGGGGAACTGGGGGAACCGGAGTGATTCGCTAAAAGACACCGTGCTTCGGGCTGGGAGCTGGATCCCACTCTCCGATCCGGGAAACTCCCCCGCAGGCTTCTCAGTAGATCCCCGGGATCAACCGATAGCGCACGCGTCGCGCATAGTCTCGATAGCCGGGCAGCTCTTCCTGCAACGTCCGGTCTTCCAGCACGGTCCGAATCACCGTGATGATCAATGCCACCGCTGCAGGAACCAATGCCCAGACCGAGCTCAAAGCCAGAACAATTCCGAAGAGTGGAGGAATGTTTCCGGCATACCCCGGATGCCGCACATACCGGTAGGGGCCCGTGTCGCACACCGTATGACCTCGCTCGGTCTGAATGCGCACCATGCTGGAGAAGAACCGGTTCTCTGCCAAGGCCCAGGAAGCGAAAGCGTATCCGAACGCGATCAGCAGGAAGCCCACCCCGAGGGCCCAGAGCGGAAATTCGGGAGACCATCCATAGCGGTGGTCCAGCCCCGCGACGATGACCATCGGAAAGACGAGACTCACCGCCATCAGCGGGGCCAGCACTTTGTCCCAAGCCTTTGCGTTCTGGACAGTCTCAACATTCTGCCGTTCCGCCATCAACCCGGGATGGCGCCGTTCCGCCCACACCCGTCCCCCGACCCCAGCGGCAACGATCAGCAGAGCGTAGAGCCACCCCTGCCACCAACCGAGGTCCCCTCCGCACAAAAATAGGACCAGCGGGATCAGGAGATAGGCAACCACCAAGCGCATCCACTGGCGAGGGGATGCTTTTTGATCTGCCTGTTCAGGAAGCGTTCCTTTTTTCATGTCCGTTGCGAGAGTGAAGCGGGTTTGAGTGGATGCCTCACCCTAGGAGCTGGCTGAAAAGGTCAGCCGCAAGCGAGAGCCGCTCGGAGCGCGGCGCGGATTTTTCAGCAAGCTCCTAGATTGTAACGACTCCCGCTCCCCTCTGCCTCGAGCAGCCCGGTCACCGGTGATTTGCCAGTCACCGGTGATTTGCCAGTCACCGGTGATTTGACAGTCACCGGTGATTTGCCGGTCATCGGTGATTTGCCCATCACCGGTGATTTGACAGGGCTGCACGACCGCCTATAATTCAACACATGCTAATTATGGCATATCTACATCATTCCTATGAAATTCCCTAAGAAGAGGAGAACCCCATGTCCGCATCCATCCTGTTGATCATTATCCTCGCGGGGCTCGTCGCGCCTCCAGAAGCGCTCGCGGCGACCCCGGCACCGAGCATCGAAGCAGCCACGCCGGCCTGGGCCGCCCAAACCGAGGGCCCGGTCCGGGTCGGCGACGTGATCCTGTCCCGCTTCGAGTCCCCCGCCTTCGAGGGAACGGCCCCCGAAGCGCTGCCCCAGCGGGTCTGGCGCGAGGTCATCAGCCTGCCGGAGGCGAGCTACATCGCCCCGCACTTCTCTCGATTCGTCCTGCCCCCGGGAGCGGAGCTCGTGGTGCGCTCCCCGGACGGCTCCCGGTCGTGGACCTACACCGGCTTCGGCAAGACCGACCGTCCCCTGCCCGAGGGATTCTGGGGCATCCACGTCCCGGGGGACACCGCCATCGTGGAGCTCCACTCCCGGGCACCCCTGGAGCGAGGAGCCGTGGTGGTGGACAGCTTCGCCCACGGCTTTACGAAGGGATTCGACAAGGGCTTCCCGCAGGGTCCGGGAACCGAATCGGTCTGCGGTTTGGACGACTCGCGGGAAGCGAAGTGCTTCCAGAGCTCCAATCCCACCATCTACAACGAATCGCGGGCCGTGGCACGCCTGCTCATCAACGGCGTCTCCCTGTGCACCGGCTGGCTGGTGGGTAATCAAGGGCACTTGATGACCAACAACCACTGCATCGACTCGTCGTCGGACGCCCTCAATACCGATTACGAGTTCATGGCCGAGGGAGGAAATTGCTCCACGAACTGCCGGAGCACCCTGGCCTGCCCCGGAACGGTCGAGGCCACCAGCGCGACGCTGATCCAGACCGACGTCAACCTCGACTACACCCTGGTGCTCCTGCCCTCCAACGTCACCGGCACCTACGGGTTCATGCAGATGCGCCAGGCCGGGGCCGATCTGGAGGAGCGCATCTACCTACCGGGACATCCCGCGGGCTGGG comes from Acidobacteriota bacterium and encodes:
- a CDS encoding DUF5700 domain-containing putative Zn-dependent protease is translated as MVYRVSLVVAFAGMILVALSTAPLGASQEAGAAAVDVRMETDEADAALAILHAHRAGEPVAEEAWGRLFESEGYRRLQQRERSMGREFQDSAFQEFLLSDPVVASAPALAEAVADWRQADLTGAAGRALAYLPAGTKLRATLYPAIKPRPNSFVFEVESDPAIFIHLDPTVPRAKLENTLAHELHHIGYAAACGAADSELTDRVRTAVRWAGAFGEGLAMLAAAGGPSVHPHAASSAEERARWDRDVANVEADLRRVEMFLLDVAEGRLSDPDAVRAAAMEFFGVQGPWYTVGWKMAVTIEEAFGRERLIEVMCDPRRLMATYNAAAQERNRAGGDLPLWSSSLLALLDP
- a CDS encoding AAA family ATPase codes for the protein MKPKSMEVLLALARRPREVCSRQELMDEVWKGVWVGEEIVTQAIAQLRRAFGDDFRSPEVIETVPRRGYRLLVAPRRRASGGGGGGDGAAGRRSPFIGRESEIGELLAALDQAEDGRGGVLFLAGEPGIGKTRLAEEVLQTATNRHFLALVGRCSEDVEPLPLLPFVEAVERASRIVPRATFRAMLGEESAASIARMVPSLRTEFPDLPAPAELPPEQQRRYLFNAFLEFLERCSETSPLCLLLDDLQWADEATCRLLRHLAWEVARLKVLILGTFRDAELGREAPFRRVLAELLRQRIGRQLPLGPLSRQEMAELLEGLSGTQPPDEAVDFFERTTEGYPFFVEELYRHVILQGGGEHSAAERWGRLPGSRVEVPESVRVVILQRVGRLRESTREFLTAASIAGRTFDPQVACFLTDLDHQEDLAAGVDEAEAAGLIVPRTAGPELRYEFAHDLIRHSLLSQLSLVRQRTMHLRVVEAMEALYPDVESRAGEVVSHLEAAGNSARSDKAVRYLILAAERALEGTASEDALRFLDRALPRVADGDRPTRARVLFLRGSALRSLLRWEEALRDWWQAIPLFEELGDAESLTHTCKGMAIVALWQARWDEATALGERGLALVGPEPSAERVHMLCIAGLGHSEAGRFDEGEPILDEADSVARRLGEPELLGVASFHRAMSDLHQMRVERQLTLGRRSVELLRGTEHLWDFVPALGLVPMALFCLGRLDEMQVWEPEVERMAERVGQVGVSLLLDHTRAHRRLLESGELEPFVGGARRRLESARGAGIPWAPALSLVELARAAWWRGDDAEAETRLREARADEPDWAGKGIALAVQILLLAQRGDRAALDVLTAHDHLLPELGRPARAGSWHLLLAAVESLALLGEIDGAAALHPLVLHGRAHTGAVVPLWSSVSFARIAGISAACARRWDVAAGHFDRAEEECEAMPNLLEGPAVLRWRAWMLARRGRPEDSARAKELESESRRAWRRLGFAVSL
- a CDS encoding isoprenylcysteine carboxylmethyltransferase family protein, which produces MKKGTLPEQADQKASPRQWMRLVVAYLLIPLVLFLCGGDLGWWQGWLYALLIVAAGVGGRVWAERRHPGLMAERQNVETVQNAKAWDKVLAPLMAVSLVFPMVIVAGLDHRYGWSPEFPLWALGVGFLLIAFGYAFASWALAENRFFSSMVRIQTERGHTVCDTGPYRYVRHPGYAGNIPPLFGIVLALSSVWALVPAAVALIITVIRTVLEDRTLQEELPGYRDYARRVRYRLIPGIY